One Manihot esculenta cultivar AM560-2 chromosome 6, M.esculenta_v8, whole genome shotgun sequence DNA segment encodes these proteins:
- the LOC110617141 gene encoding auxin efflux carrier component 2, producing MITGKDIYDVLAAIVPLYVAMILAYGSVRWWKIFTPDQCSGINRFVAVFAVPLLSFHFISSNDPYAMNYRFIAADSLQKVVILTALFLWQAFSKRGNLEWMITLFSLSTLPNTLVMGIPLLKAMYGDFSGSLMVQIVVLQSVIWYTLMLFMFEYRGAKLLISDQFPETAGSITSFKVDSDVVSLNGREPLQADAEIGDDGKLHVVVRRSSASSMVSSFNKSHGLNSITSMTPRASNLTGVEIYSVQSSREPTPRASSFNQTDFYAMFASKAASPKHGYTNSFQGAIGDVYSLQSSKGVTPRTSNFDEETLKIGKKRGGRSMSGELFNGYPPPNPMFAGSTSGCPRKKESGAMPNKELHMFVWSSSASPVSEGNLRHAVHRAASSDFGAIDSSKVGLQHETSAASKAMHELIENMSPAGKMNGEKEIDIEDGQKFAVTGSPFNCQKKMEMECDGSRKHQMPPASVMTRLILIMVWRKLIRNPNTYSSLLGVVWSLISFRWNIQMPSIVRGSISILSDAGLGMAMFSLGLFMALQPKIIACGKSVATFAMAVRFLTGPAVIAATSIAIGLRGPLLHVAIVQAALPQGIVPFVFAKEYNVHADILSTAVIFGMLIALPITILYYVLLGL from the exons ATGATTACAGGCAAGGATATTTACGATGTTCTCGCAGCGATTGTTCCTCTATATGTTGCTATGATACTAGCCTATGGCTCAGTCCGATGGTGGAAAATCTTCACGCCCGATCAATGCTCCGGTATTAATCGTTTTGTGGCAGTCTTTGCGGTTCCTTTACTCTCTTTCCATTTCATCTCTTCCAACGACCCTTACGCCATGAACTATCGCTTCATTGCTGCCGATTCTCTCCAGAAAGTAGTCATTCTTACGGCTCTCTTTCTTTGGCAAGCTTTTAGCAAACGAGGTAACCTTGAGTGGATGATcactctcttctctctctctaccCTCCCCAACACTCTGGTCATGGGCATCCCTCTTTTGAAAGCCATGTATGGAGATTTTTCGGGGAGTCTTATGGTTCAAATCGTGGTCTTGCAGAGTGTAATTTGGTATACTTTAATGCTCTTCATGTTCGAatatagaggagccaagttacTCATCTCCGACCAATTTCCTGAGACAGCCGGTTCCATTACCTCCTTCAAAGTTGATTCTGATGTCGTTTCGCTAAATGGTCGGGAACCATTACAAGCAGATGCTGAGATAGGGGATGATGGTAAGCTTCATGTGGTTGTTAGAAGATCTAGCGCCTCGTCAATGGTGTCTTCCTTTAACAAGTCACATGGACTAAACTCAATAACATCCATGACCCCAAGAGCTTCGAATCTCACGGGTGTAGAGATCTATTCAGTACAATCTTCTCGAGAACCAACACCAAGGGCTTCAAGTTTTAACCAGACAGATTTTTATGCGATGTTTGCTAGCAAAGCCGCAAGTCCCAAGCACGGGTACACCAATAGTTTCCAGGGAGCTATTGGTGATGTTTACTCTCTGCAATCTTCTAAAGGAGTCACGCCTAGAACTTCAAATTTTGATGAGGAAACATTGAAAATCGGGAAGAAAAGAGGTGGGAGAAGCATGAGTGGGGAGTTGTTTAATGGTTATCCGCCTCCTAATCCAATGTTTGCAGGATCTACTAGTGGTTGTCCTAGAAAGAAGGAAAGTGGCGCGATGCCTAACAAGGAGCTTCACATGTTCGTCTGGAGCTCGAGTGCCTCACCAGTTTCTGAAGGGAATCTGAGACATGCAGTTCATAGAGCTGCCTCCTCTGACTTTGGGGCCATAGACTCTTCTAAAGTCGGTCTTCAGCATGAGACTAGTGCTGCTTCAAAAG CCATGCATGAATTGATTGAAAATATGAGTCCCGCTGGCAAAATGAATGGAGAAAAAGAGATCGACATAGAGGATGGACAAAAGTTTGCAGTAACTGGTTCCCCCTTCAATTGTCAAAAGAAGATGGAAATGGAATGCGATGGATCAAGAAAGCACCAGATGCCTCCTGCAAGTGTCATGACTAGACTCATACTAATCATGGTTTGGAGGAAGCTGATAAGAAACCCTAACACATATTCAAGCCTTTTGGGCGTAGTGTGGTCTCTCATATCTTTCAG ATGGAACATCCAAATGCCGTCAATTGTAAGAGGGTCCATATCAATATTATCAGATGCTGGTTTGGGAATGGCCATGttcagtctag GTTTATTCATGGCTTTGCAACCAAAAATTATAGCTTGTGGAAAATCTGTAGCGACTTTTGCTATGGCTGTAAGGTTTCTGACTGGTCCAGCTGTAATTGCTGCAACCTCTATTGCTATTGGTCTTCGTGGCCCTCTTCTACATGTGGCGATTGTTCAG GCGGCTCTTCCCCAAGGGATTGTTCCATTTGTATTTGCCAAGGAATACAATGTCCACGCTGACATACTTAGCACTGC GGTTATCTTCGGAATGTTGATTGCCTTGCCCATTACAATACTCTATTACGTGCTTCTCGGCCTTTGA